The DNA window cggagagaaagacagagagagagagagacagacaagaagagaaacagagagagacagagaaagagagagagagagagagaggggcagagagaaagagagagagagagagagacggggagagagagagagagagagagacgggacagagagagagagacagagagagagagacggggagagagagagagagagagacgggacagagagagagagagagagacagagagagagagacggggagagagagacggggagagagagagagacgggacagagagagagaggcaaagagagagacagaaagagagagcgacagaggcagggagagagagagtgagacagagagagaaggagagagaaacagagcaacaaagccagagagtgagacagactgagaaacagagcgagagacggagagaaacagagagaaagagggagacggagccagagagagagaggcagagagagacaagagagagagaggcagaaagatagagagagagagctagaaagCGAGTGGCaaagtcagggagagagacagagagagacctaatgacagagagagacagacagacagacagatagagagagacagagacagacctggagtcagagaccgagacagagcggagaggagagctgCGAGAGGGGTTCAAAAGGTTTTGATAAAGCGAATTGGGAAAAAATATTCCCATTGTCCGGTGAGTGGGTTCATGGAGGGTATCAAGTTAAGGTCAGCAGCACCAAGAGAACGAGGGAGAGgttagaaggattttttttttacacggaCATGGAATGTCGGACCAGAAACTGTGGGGGAAGCGGAATCCAGAATAGCTTCCAGAGTGGATAGAAAAACTTTAAAGGGTCTGGGGAAAGGGGAGGCGATGGGACGCTAGAATCATagacatttacggcacagaaggaggccattcggcccatcgtgtccgcgccggctgaaaaagagccacccagcctaatcccactttccccgcacttggtctgtagccctgcaggtcagggcacttcaggtgcacatccaggtactttttaaatgagttgagggtttttgcctctgtcaccctttcagtcagtgagttccagaccccccaccaccctctgggtgataaAATTgcacctcagctcccctctactccttctaccaatcacttcaaatctatgcccactggttattgacctctctgctaagggaaataggtccttcctatccactctatctaggcccctcataattttgtacacctcaattaaatcacccctcagccccctttgttccaaagaaaacaaccccagcctatccaatctttcctcatagctaaaattctccagtcctggcaacatcctcgtaaatctcctctctaccctctctagtgcaattgcatccttcctgtaatgtggtgaccagaactgtacccagtactcaagctgtggcctcactagtgttttatacagttccaccataacctccctgctcctatattctatacctcggctaataaaggaaaacatcccatctgccttcttttaaccaccttttctactaccatcagggatctgtggacatgcactccgaggtccctcacttcctccacactcttagtatcctcccatttattgtgtgctcccttgccttgtttgccctccctaaatgcattacctcacacttctccggattgatttccatttgccacttttctgcccacctgaccagtccactgatatcttcctgcagcctacagctttcctcctcaccatcaaccacacggccaatttttgtatcatctgcaaacttcttaatcatgccctttacatttaagtctaaatcattgatatatataccacaaaaagcaagggacccagtactgagccctgtggaaccccactggaaacagccttccagtcacaaaaacacccgtcgaccatcaccctttgcttccggccactgagtcaattttggatccaatttgacactctcccttagatcccatgggcttttactttcctgaccaatctgccatgtgggaccttgtcaaaagccttgctaaaatccatgtagactacatcaaacgcgctaccctcatcgaccctccttgtataGATGTCATTAatgccccattttaaagtcatatattctcTCCTTATATTTTGTATGATGCTTTTACAagtgcaatttgggaagcagagttgGTTGAAACattggagtttctctgcagtgcaggtggaggagaagcaacCCTGAGGCGCCAGGGTGccgccactggcaggagggcgccattgcagcgtgacaagtttacatatgaTAAATGTAGACACAGGAACGTATAGTGGGAACGGCTGGCACAGGAAGTGCGTGCAGGTCTAAGATAGAGACACGTTCAAATAAATCCGGCTTTGATTTAAACGCACAAGGAGAGTGAGATTTTCGCCCGGAGTTCCGCCACATTCCTGACGCCTGGaaagtcggggtgggggggtggggggtggtgtgggaAACATGTGTTAGGGGCTGCTTCCTCCCCCTGCCACTTCCGAGGGCGAACTTCCCCCCCAGACTCCACCCGCCGGACGTCCCCCCCCGTTTGCCCGCGGAAAGTAACGGCGGGGCGTATGCAAATGACAGGAGTGCGTCATCcgacgttcccccccccccccccccccgcctggcGAGGCTGGGCGCCGAGGGACGGCAGCGAGATCCCACTGCCCGGGGTCGCTACGGCGCGCAGTGGGCGGGGCTTAAACGTATAAAGGGGCCACCTCCGCCCACCACAGGGTGGTCAGTTCTCCTcttaagaaaaaaaaaaccaaactGGCTCACTCATGTTCCTCTATggtaaggaaacctgccatccttacccgttcTGGGCCTtacgtgtgactccagtcccgcaccGACGTGATTGTctcttaaccgccctctgaagtggccgagcgagccactcagttggaTCGAaaccagttcaaggagaaggcccacagcCACCAACCTTCTTCTCgggatgggtggggtggggggtaaccagggacgggcaataaatgccgggggtggggggccttgccagcaacgaccACAATTGACAGTTAAAAAGAATTTTCCTTTTAAACGTTGCAGTcgtcctctccacccccccccccaccccggagccATGTTTCTCCCTCCCCGACCGACATGGGAcgacctcccccaccaccccatacAACGAGAGTCCTGTTTAAAATATGGTGATGAACCACGCGCTGGGAAAGTGGGTCGGGGTCCGCAGTGATGCGGAGAGGAACCCACGCCCCCCCTGCCCAGGGAGGCATCGGATTCTCCCTCCAAGTGTCGAGTCCTCGATgactggctttattaatagaggcatagagtacaaaagcaaggaagttatgctgaaccttgatagatcactggttcggccccagctggagtattgtgtccaattctgggcaccgcactttaggaaggatgtcaaggccttggagagggtgcagaggagatttactagaatggtcccagggatgggggactttagttatgtggagagactggagaagctggggttgttctccttaagaacagagaaggttaaggggagatttgatcgaggtgttcaaaatcatgaagggttttgagagagtaaataaggagaaactgtttccagtggcagaagggtcggtgaccagaggacacggatttaaggtaattgggaaaagagccagagggggagatgaggaaacatttttttacgcagcgagttgtgatgatctggaacgcgctgcctgaaagggcggtggaagcagattcaatagtaactttcaaaaagggaattggataaatacacaaagggaaaaaatttacagagctatggggaaagagcaggggagtgtgactaatcggatagctctttcaaagagccagcacagcacgatgggccgaatggcctcctcctgtgttgtacctacaaCGTACTGtgatagggacgggagctgcttGATGACCTGTCGGGGgccgcactgtccctttaagaagtgATGTCTGGTGACCTATCCCCCTTTAATTCAGTGATTGAATTTAttttccaataaagctgttgacTTGCAGCACCCATCGAAAATCAACCTTTGGTGCGAGACCCACAGTTCTGTGCGTGAAAGCCTCTACTAATtaaaactttgcattgaaaagtgcGAACTGATACCCATGGCTGATTTGCACATCACCCGAGAGCAGGACCCTCAACAAATTTAGGGTCTGCTCCAGATATTGACTTGGATTCATAAGAACATGGGAccagaaaggaggccattcagcccctcgagcctgctctgccattcaattagaccatggctgaattctttaccccaaaaagctgtggaggccgagtcatcgaatatgttcaaggccgagttagacaaatttttgatcagcgagggagtcaaaggatatggggaaagggcgggaaagtggagttgaggtaaaaatcagatcagccatgatctcattgaatggcggagcaggctcgaggggccgaatggcctactcctgctcctatctcttatgctattatgatctgtatcttaactccatctacccgccttggttctgtaacccttaataccctcgcctaacaaaaatcgatcaatctcagtattgaaattttcaattgacccccagcctcaacagctttttgggggagagagttccagattcccactcccctttgtgtgaagaaatgctccctgacgtcacccctgaacggcctagctctaattttaaggttctgcccccttgttctggactccccccaccagaggaaatagtttctatctaccctatcaaatcctttaatcatcttatacacctcaattagattcaccccctaatcttctatactcgagggaatacaggcctagtctatgcgacctgtcctcataatttcacccttttagccctggtaacattctggggaatctgcactgcaccccctccaaggcccatatatccttcctgaggttgtgattcAGCTCCCATAAGTGGACCTGAAGTCCTTTACGATCAGGAGTCCGCCAATACCTAGTCCTGAGACAGCACGATCTGGCAGCACACCCTTGTTATAATGAAATGCTTACTGTCATCCCCCACGCCCACTAGTCCAATCCTTCGAAAGGCAGGCTGATTAAAACCTGTGAAATGAGGCCAATTAAGAATCGAcggttgatttatttatatatatatttttacaaaCAATACCGAGCAGAGTAAAAATTTATCAGTAAATGCCGCCTTACTTCAACTTATTTCGGTAACACTGCTGGCAGCCTAGAAACTAACAGACACGGCACACCGCCCCAGTCACGGGGGCTAATTGCACTCTTCCGACCATGAAACCTTCTGAAACTGGTTAGCCCtgaatttaaaaagggagcacctTCAGTCTCAATCGAGACTGTCCTAGGTCGTCTGCGTTGTCGTTTCTCTGTCCCTCGGCTGGACAGGAAGCCACCGGCGTGACCCCACAGCCCGCCCCCCAGCTCCCCGAGTTGGGTGGCTTGGCCAGTTCAGTCACCGGTGGAACCGGCTGCCGGGCCCCCCCTTGGTGTAGATTCCCCCGGCAACTGCTGAGCTCAGTCAAATAAGTCCATTCCAACATCTCACGTGATGGTTCACTGGGCTGTTTTGACGAACCCTTCATTGTCTCGAGCACTCTGGATGGACACTGCCTCTGAATTATAAACcacaccccgccccccacccccccccacccccccgcccccagaaaATGGCTGTCGAGCGGACTTCATCCGTTCTCAGCAAATTTAAGTTAACAGTGACATTTTAACAAATATTGCAGGGAAGTCCACGCCTGGCCTCAACAGTCAACAATTCCAAAACACCAAGTGAGAAGGGGAGCGGGCGGGTTTGAAGGGTTtggagagaaggtgggggtgagggtgaggggtacGATGAGAAGGTGGgcttgagggatagggtgagaaggtgggatcgagggatatggtgagaaggtgggattgagggatacggtgagaaggtgggtaggtggggttgagggatatggtgagatggtggggATGAGTgataaggtgggtaggtgggattgagggatatggtgagatggtggggatgagtgatatggtgagatggtggggATGAGTgataaggtgggtaggtgggattgagggatatggtgagatggtggggatgagtgatatggtgagatggtggggATGAGTgataaggtgggtgggtgggattgagggatatggtgagatggtggggttgagggatatggtgagatggtggggatgagtgatatggtgagatggtggggATGAGTgataaggtgggtgggtgggattgagggatatggtgagatggtgggtaggtggggttgagggatatggtgagaaggtgggtaggtgggattgagggatatggtgagaaggtgggtaggtgggattgagggatatggtgagaaggtgggtaggtggggttgagggatatggtgagatggtgggtaggtgggattgagggatatggtgagatggtgggtaggtggggttgagggatatggtgagaaggtgggtaggtgggattgagggatatggtgagaaggtgggtaggtggggttgagggatatggtgagaaggtgggtaggtgggattgagggatatggtgtgatggtgggtgggtggggttgagggatatggtgagaaggtgggtaggtgggattgagggatatggtgagaaggtgggtaggtggggttgagggatatggtgagaaggtgggtaggtggggttgagggatatggtgagaaggtgggtaggtgggattgagggatatggtgtgatggtgggtgggtggggttgagggatatggtgagaaggtgggtaggtgggattgagggatatggtgagaaggtgggtaggtggggttgagggatatggtgagatggtggggatgagtgatatggtgagatggtggggatgagtgatatggtgagatggtggggatgagtgatatggtgagatggtggggatgagtgatatggtgagatggtggggATGAGTgataaggtgggtaggtgggattgagatcCAGCATGAAGGGGGAGGCGTGCATGACCGAGTGACCTGTTCCAGCCCAACGCAGCGGCAGTACCGCAACTAATAACTGGACGGCACACCGCAGGGCCAACGGAGGTATCACACATGAGCGAAATACAAAGAGAGGGATCCATAGTGTCAACTCAGATCAACACCTTTTATTGTCCCAGGGGTGTAACGGATTCCACAGGCGCCCTCCGGTACCTCACGTCCGAGCGGCCCCACCCTTCATGCGCGAGCCCACAAAATGAGCATCGGCGAGATATTCGATCTTGGGAGGAGGGCACCCGCTGCTCCAGGCCGTCCCGCACGGTGATCGTTGCTCCTCTGCCCATCCACCGAGTATGACGATCCAGGCTGGTTGTCCCCTTCCGCTAACCCtaacccccatccacccccccgccccaccccaaaaCCCCCCACCAGCCCAGGAGACTCCGAGGCCCCAATCTGACCCACATTGAGCTGAGGTAACTCAGCGCAGGCCAGCAAACGGAACGTGGGACCTTCCCGCTCTGTGCAGCTCAGTACCGCACCGATTGGTACAAAGGCCGGGGTGGGGGAGCCCCTTGAGTTTCCAGAGTCGGGTGAAAACAGAGGGAGAACGGTCTGTGATCTTTAGCTGCATTTCAACACGCTCCCGGATGACCCATAAGGCCGCGACCCGATTCCGGCCGGCCGGAGGAGCGCAAAGTGTGGGCAGCTCGGGCACCTCCTCCTCACCAGCGAGCCCCGTCGCCCAAATCACGGATTGTCCATGGCACCGTCTGCCCGAAGGGATTCAGGGACTTCCGTGAGATCCCGTCCAATGATTTCATTCACTGCAGGGACAGAGCAACCAACAGGAATCAGACAGAATCAAATTAAttagaaacaattttacaacaccaagttatagtccagcaattttattttaaattcacaagctttcggagattttctccttcctcaggtaaatgtttcaagatacagagtaaagctccctctacactgtcccgtcaaacactcccagggcaggtacagcacgggttagatacagagtaaagctccctctacactgtcccgtcaaacactcccagggcaggtacagggttagatatagagtaaagctccctctacactgtcccatcaaacactcccaggacaggtacagcacgggttagatacagagtaaagctccctctacactgtcccatcaaacactcccagggcaggtacagtatgggttagatacagagtaaagctccctctacactgtcccatcaaacactcccagggcaggtacagggttagatacagagtaaagctccctctacactgtcccatcaaacactcccaggacaggtacagcacgggttagatacagagtaaagctccctctacactgtcccatcaaacactcccagggcaggtacagcacgggttagatacagagtaaatccaaTGCCTGACCCACAACAGTCACCAGAACTCTGAAAGGCACTATTTCCTGTCGGGTTCATGGTTCCCCACCTACCATCGTCCAGTGTGATGCCTTGGATGGGAATGGTGCTGAAGGTCAGGTCGCACTCCATGGTCTCCCCCTTGGCATCCACTGCTGGTGTCTCCGGAGGGGCTGTCGCTTCCCCCCCGCCTTGGTCCTGTCCGCgagcaggcgggggagggggctgctcCAGGAATGGGCGGTGCTGGCGGGAAGGCGAGGATTCGGGGGGAGCTGCAGCCGTGTCCGCCTCCGCCTGCCCGGTGTCCTGGAAGACGCCCGAGGTGGGCACAGAGCCCGATGGAAAGGACGGCCTGTGCGGCGCCAGGCGGCAGCTCGAAGGAGCGTGGGCAGCCGGCAGCTCCGGCGGGTACAAGGCTCGACCTCGCGGCGGCGCCAAGGGAGGGGGTGGGCCCAGCCCATTGCCCAGCGACTGAGCTGGCGGGGAGCAATGTCCGAGGGCCTGGGATGGTGTTGGGTAGAAAGGGCCGGCGGGGGGCACTGGCAGGTGGAGGTCGGCTCCCGACGGCCAATCGGGAGGCGAGTAGGAACAGGAAGGACCCAATGGGAGGTGGGTCAAGGGGTGACCTTGGTTGAGTGGGGTCAAAGGGTGACCTTGGTTGGGTGGGGCCAAGGGGTGGCCATGGTTGGTTGGGTTCAAAGGGTGACCGTGGTTGGTTGGGGTCAAAGGGTGACCTTGGTTGGTTGGGGTCAAAGGCTGACCTTGGTTGAGTGGGGTCAAGGGCTGACCTTCGTTGAGTGGGGTCAAGGGATGACCTTGGTTGGTTGGGGTCAAATGGTGACCTTGGTTGAGTGAGGTCAAGGGGTGGCCTTGTTTCGGTGGGGTCAAGGGATGACCTTGGTTGGTTGGGGTCAAATGGTGACCTTGGTTAGGTGGGGTCAAGGGGTGACCATGGTTGGGTGGGGTCAAGGGGTGACCATGGTTGGGTGGGGTCAAGGGGTGACCATGACTGGGTGGGGTCAAAGGGTCACCTTGGTTGGGTGGGGTCATGGGGTGACCATGGTTGGGTGGGGTCAAGGGGTGACCATGTTTGGGTGGGGTCAAGGGGTGACCATGGTTGGGTGGGGTCAAGGGGTGACCATGTTTGGGTGGGGTCAAGGGGTGACCATGGTTGGGTGGGGTTAAGCAGCAGCCAAAGCCAGGCGGGACCTGCTTGCAGGCCTCGTTCCACTCCGCATCGAGCAGGAACGCAGGCAGCCCAGGGACGGGCGATGGATGGGGGCAGGCGTCACCGAAGGCCTTGGGCGCCGGGCACCCTGGATTCGAGGGCAGGGGTACCGACGGCGAGGCTGGTGCAAACACCCCCGGGTCAGAGAGCGTCGAGGGCGGCTGGCAGAGGCCAGCAGTGGGCACGCTGGGGGGGTATTCGAGCGGGGAACGGAGCGGGGAGTCGGGCTCCACCTCAAACCCCTCGTAAGGTTCTTCCTTGATGAgaactggagagaaaaaaaaacaaaagaggaACACGGGATTAGGCACTGGGATTCATTCAACCTCTCCCTTTCATGTCAGCTTTTTCTGGCTTAATCGGTAGCAACCTCCTCCCTGAAACAGACAGGTCATGGGTTCCagtccccactctgctccagcCCCCATAATCCAGGGccaacactcccccccccccccccggtgccagtactgagggagcgccgctctgtcggagacgccgtctttcggatgagacgttaaaccgaggggcccccgtctgcccctctcaggtgggacgcaaaagatcccacggccactattggaagaagagcaggagcggggagttctccccggtgtcctggggccaatgtcTATCTctcaaaccaacatcacttaaaaaaaaaacagacgatctggtcatttatcacattgctatttgtgggatcttgctgtgcgcaaattggctgctgagtttcctcttttataacagtgaccacacttcgaaagaaacacttaattggctgtaaaacacttattgaggacgtcctgaggtcgtgaaagacgctgtatgaatgcaagtttttcttttctttcaggcCATCCCACCCCACAAACTCCGTTCAGGAATGTAAGGAGACAATCGAGGAGCTCCCTCCAGGAAGCCCAGGAGGTCCCGCGACCCGCTGGACGGCAGCCGGTAGCGGCACTCACCGGGCAGGTACTGGAAGCACTGGCACGGGCTCCTCTTCCTCTTGCCGTTGCAGACAAGGAAACACACCTGGGCCGCCCTGGTGAGGCTCTGGTTGCGATACGGAGGCACCTCAGCCACGATCAGAGTCtgcgagagaggagggagaaggtgTTAGTGCTTCGAGCTCACCACCAGGGGACGATCACACACAGGAGAGCACCAGGCTGCACATCACAGAGAgcgagtgacaggctggaatctaatcgagggggttcatataaagaataacagacacccaggagtgagttacaggctggaatcgaatcgaggggttcggggggttcatataaagaataacagacacccaggagtgagttacaggctggaatcgaatcgagggggttcatatatagaataacagacacccaggagtgagtgacaggctggaatctaatcgagggggttcatataaagaataacagacacccaggagtgagttacaggctggaatcgaatcgagggggttcatataaagaataacagacacccaggagtgagttacaggctggaatctaatcgaggggttcggggggtttatacaaagaataacagacacccaggagtgagttacaggctggaatctaatcgaggggttcggggggtttatataaagaataacagacacccaggagtgagttacaggctggaatctaatcgaggggttcgggggggtttatatatagaataacagatacccgggagtgagttacaggctggaatctaatcgaggggttcgggggggtttatatatggaataacagatacccgggagtgagttacaggctggaatctaatcgaggggttcggggggtttatatatagaataacagatacccgggagtgagttacagactggaatctaatcgaggggttcggggggtttatatatagaataacagatacccgggagtgagttacagactggaatctaatcgaggggttcggggggtttatatatagaataacagatacccgggagtgagttacagactggaatctaatcgaggggttcggggggtttatatatagaataacagatacccgggagtgagttacagactggaatctaatcgaggggttcggggggtttatatatagaataacggatacccgggagtgagttacaggctggaatctaatcgaggggttcggggggtttatatatagaataaccgatacccgggagtgggttacaggctggaatctaatcgaggggttcggggggtttatatatagaataacagatacccgggagtgagttacagactggaatctaatcgaggggttcggggggtttatatatagaataacagacacccaggagtgagttacaggctggaatc is part of the Heptranchias perlo isolate sHepPer1 unplaced genomic scaffold, sHepPer1.hap1 HAP1_SCAFFOLD_459, whole genome shotgun sequence genome and encodes:
- the LOC137313283 gene encoding nuclear factor of activated T-cells, cytoplasmic 4-like, which codes for MFIGTADDRNLRPHAFYQVHRITGKMVATSSQEAVVSTTKVLEVSLLPENNMTASIDCAGILKLRNSDIELRKGETDIGRKNTRVKLVFRVHVPQPNGKVVSLQVASVPIECSQRSAHELPQVESYNVNSSPVTGGDELLLTGCNFLPESKVVFIEKGPDGRPQWEVDAKINSVRSTETLIVAEVPPYRNQSLTRAAQVCFLVCNGKRKRSPCQCFQYLPVLIKEEPYEGFEVEPDSPLRSPLEYPPSVPTAGLCQPPSTLSDPGVFAPASPSVPLPSNPGCPAPKAFGDACPHPSPVPGLPAFLLDAEWNEACKQVPPGFGCCLTPPNHGHPLTPPKHGHPLTPPNHGHPLTPPKHGHPLTPPNHGHPMTPPNQGDPLTPPSHGHPLTPPNHGHPLTPPNHGHPLTPPNQGHHLTPTNQGHPLTPPKQGHPLTSLNQGHHLTPTNQGHPLTPLNEGQPLTPLNQGQPLTPTNQGHPLTPTNHGHPLNPTNHGHPLAPPNQGHPLTPLNQGHPLTHLPLGPSCSYSPPDWPSGADLHLPVPPAGPFYPTPSQALGHCSPPAQSLGNGLGPPPPLAPPRGRALYPPELPAAHAPSSCRLAPHRPSFPSGSVPTSGVFQDTGQAEADTAAAPPESSPSRQHRPFLEQPPPPPARGQDQGGGEATAPPETPAVDAKGETMECDLTFSTIPIQGITLDDVNEIIGRDLTEVPESLRADGAMDNP